A single genomic interval of Streptomyces sp. NBC_00663 harbors:
- the ilvC gene encoding ketol-acid reductoisomerase yields the protein MAELFYDADADLSIIQGRKVAVIGYGSQGHAHALSLRDSGVDVRVGLHEGSKSKAKAEEQGLRVVTPSEAAAEADVIMILVPDPIQAQVYEESIKDNLNEGDALFFGHGLNIRFDFIKPPAGVDVCMVAPKGPGHLVRRQYEEGRGVPCIAAVEQDATGNAFALALSYAKGIGGTRAGVIKTTFTEETETDLFGEQAVLCGGTAALVKAGFETLTEAGYQPEIAYFECLHELKLIVDLMYEGGLEKMRWSVSETAEWGDYVTGPRIITDATKAEMKKVLAEIQDGTFAREWMAEYHGGLKKYNEYKQQDSEHLLETTGKQLRKLMSWVDEEA from the coding sequence GTGGCCGAGCTGTTCTACGACGCCGACGCCGACCTGTCCATCATCCAGGGCCGCAAGGTCGCGGTCATCGGTTACGGCAGCCAGGGCCACGCCCACGCGCTGTCGCTCCGTGACTCGGGCGTCGACGTCCGAGTCGGTCTGCACGAGGGCTCCAAGTCCAAGGCCAAGGCCGAGGAGCAGGGCCTGCGCGTGGTGACGCCGTCGGAGGCCGCCGCCGAGGCCGACGTCATCATGATCCTGGTGCCGGACCCGATCCAGGCCCAGGTCTACGAGGAGTCCATCAAGGACAACCTCAACGAGGGCGACGCGCTGTTCTTCGGTCACGGTCTGAACATCCGCTTCGACTTCATCAAGCCCCCGGCCGGCGTGGACGTCTGCATGGTCGCCCCGAAGGGCCCGGGTCACCTCGTGCGTCGTCAGTACGAGGAGGGTCGCGGCGTTCCGTGCATCGCGGCCGTCGAGCAGGACGCCACGGGCAACGCCTTCGCGCTGGCCCTGTCGTACGCCAAGGGCATCGGTGGCACCCGCGCGGGCGTCATCAAGACGACCTTCACCGAGGAGACCGAGACCGACCTCTTCGGTGAGCAGGCCGTTCTCTGTGGTGGTACGGCCGCGCTGGTGAAGGCCGGTTTCGAGACGCTGACCGAGGCGGGCTACCAGCCGGAGATCGCGTACTTCGAGTGCCTGCACGAGCTGAAGCTCATCGTCGACCTCATGTACGAGGGCGGCCTGGAGAAGATGCGCTGGTCCGTCTCCGAGACCGCCGAGTGGGGCGACTACGTCACCGGCCCGCGCATCATCACCGACGCCACCAAGGCCGAGATGAAGAAGGTCCTGGCCGAGATCCAGGACGGCACCTTCGCGCGTGAGTGGATGGCCGAGTACCACGGCGGTCTGAAGAAGTACAACGAGTACAAGCAGCAGGACTCCGAGCACCTCCTGGAGACCACCGGCAAGCAGCTGCGCAAGCTGATGAGCTGGGTCGACGAGGAGGCGTAA
- a CDS encoding acetolactate synthase large subunit, translating into MTEQATGAHHPQPRPRSGGQQSPPESVTGAKSLIRSLEEVGVDTVFGIPGGTILPAYDPMMDSTRVRHVLVRHEQGAGHAATGYAQATGKVGVCMATSGPGATNLVTPIADANMDSVPLVAITGQVVSKAIGTDAFQEADIVGITMPITKHSFLVTKAEDIPRTIAQAFHIASTGRPGPVLVDIPKDILQAQTTFSWPPVMDLPGYRPVIKPHAKQIREAAKLITAAKRPVLYVGGGVIKAQATAELKVLAELTGAPVTTTLMALGAFPDSHPLHVGMPGMHGAVTAVTALQKADLIVALGARFDDRVTGKLDSFAPYAKIVHADIDPAEIGKNRTADVPIVGDAREVIADLVQAVQKEHSEGHQGDYTAWWKDLNRWRETYPLGYDHPSDGTLSPQQVIERIGQLAPEGTIFAAGVGQHQMWAAHYVQYEKPATWLNSGGAGTMGYAVPAAMGAKAGAPDQTVWAIDGDGCFQMTNQELTTCALNNIPIKVAIINNGALGMVRQWQTLFYNQRYSNTVLHSGPEDVNPDARGTRVPDFVKLSEAMGCYAIRCEDPADLDKVIEEANSINDRPVVVDFIVHEDAMVWPMVAAGTSNDEIMAARDVRPDFGDNEDD; encoded by the coding sequence ATGACCGAGCAGGCCACCGGGGCCCACCATCCGCAGCCGCGGCCCCGATCCGGAGGACAGCAGTCCCCTCCCGAGAGCGTCACGGGCGCGAAGTCGCTCATCCGTTCGCTTGAAGAGGTCGGCGTCGACACGGTATTCGGTATCCCCGGCGGCACGATCCTGCCGGCGTACGACCCGATGATGGACTCCACCCGGGTGCGTCACGTCCTGGTCCGCCACGAGCAGGGCGCCGGTCACGCGGCCACGGGTTACGCGCAGGCCACCGGCAAGGTCGGTGTCTGCATGGCGACCTCGGGGCCGGGCGCGACCAACCTGGTGACCCCGATCGCGGACGCGAACATGGACTCGGTGCCGCTCGTGGCGATCACCGGCCAGGTGGTCTCGAAGGCGATCGGCACGGACGCCTTCCAGGAGGCGGACATCGTCGGCATCACGATGCCGATCACCAAGCACAGCTTCCTGGTCACCAAGGCCGAGGACATCCCGCGGACCATCGCGCAGGCGTTCCACATCGCCTCCACCGGCCGCCCCGGCCCGGTGCTGGTGGACATCCCCAAGGACATCCTCCAGGCGCAGACCACGTTCTCCTGGCCGCCGGTCATGGACCTGCCCGGCTACCGCCCGGTGATCAAGCCGCACGCCAAGCAGATCCGCGAGGCCGCGAAGCTCATCACGGCCGCCAAGCGGCCCGTCCTCTACGTCGGCGGCGGCGTCATCAAGGCCCAGGCCACCGCCGAGCTGAAGGTCCTCGCAGAACTCACCGGAGCGCCCGTCACCACCACCCTGATGGCGCTCGGCGCATTCCCCGACAGCCACCCGCTGCACGTGGGAATGCCGGGCATGCACGGTGCGGTCACCGCCGTCACCGCGTTGCAGAAGGCCGACCTGATCGTCGCCCTCGGAGCCCGCTTCGACGACCGCGTCACCGGCAAGCTGGACAGCTTCGCCCCGTACGCCAAGATCGTCCACGCCGACATCGACCCCGCGGAGATCGGCAAGAACCGCACCGCGGACGTGCCGATCGTCGGTGACGCCCGTGAGGTCATCGCCGACCTGGTCCAGGCCGTGCAGAAGGAGCACAGCGAGGGCCACCAGGGCGATTACACCGCCTGGTGGAAGGACCTCAACCGCTGGCGCGAGACCTACCCGCTGGGCTACGACCACCCGAGCGACGGCACGCTCTCCCCGCAGCAGGTCATCGAGCGCATCGGGCAGCTCGCGCCCGAGGGCACGATCTTCGCCGCGGGCGTCGGCCAGCACCAGATGTGGGCCGCGCACTACGTCCAGTACGAGAAGCCCGCCACCTGGCTGAACTCCGGCGGCGCCGGAACCATGGGCTACGCGGTCCCGGCCGCGATGGGCGCCAAGGCCGGCGCGCCGGACCAGACGGTCTGGGCGATCGACGGCGACGGCTGCTTCCAGATGACCAACCAGGAACTCACCACCTGCGCCCTGAACAACATCCCGATCAAGGTCGCCATCATCAACAACGGCGCCCTCGGGATGGTCCGCCAGTGGCAGACCCTCTTCTACAACCAGCGGTACTCCAACACCGTGCTCCACAGCGGCCCCGAGGACGTCAACCCGGACGCCCGCGGCACCCGCGTCCCCGACTTCGTGAAGCTGTCGGAGGCCATGGGCTGCTACGCGATCCGCTGCGAGGACCCGGCCGACCTCGACAAGGTCATCGAAGAGGCGAACTCCATCAACGACCGCCCGGTCGTCGTCGACTTCATCGTCCACGAGGACGCCATGGTGTGGCCGATGGTCGCCGCCGGCACCTCCAACGACGAGATCATGGCCGCCCGGGACGTCCGCCCCGACTTCGGCGACAACGAAGACGACTGA
- the ilvN gene encoding acetolactate synthase small subunit — translation MSKHTLSVLVENKPGILARIAALFSRRGFNIDSLAVGVTEHADISRITIVVSVDALPLEQVTKQLNKLVEVLKIVELEPSSAVQRELVLVKVRADNETRSQIVEIVQLFRAKTVDVSPEAVTIEATGGSDKLEAMLKMLEPFGIKELVQSGTIAIGRGARSITDRSLRALDRSA, via the coding sequence ATGTCCAAGCACACGCTCTCCGTCCTGGTGGAGAACAAGCCCGGCATCCTGGCCCGCATCGCGGCCCTGTTCTCCCGCCGCGGCTTCAACATCGACTCGCTCGCCGTCGGGGTCACCGAGCACGCCGACATCTCCCGCATCACGATCGTGGTGAGTGTCGACGCGCTGCCCCTGGAGCAGGTCACCAAGCAGCTCAACAAGCTGGTCGAGGTGCTCAAGATCGTCGAGCTGGAGCCGTCGAGCGCCGTTCAGCGTGAACTCGTTCTGGTGAAGGTGCGCGCCGACAACGAGACGCGCTCCCAGATCGTCGAGATCGTCCAGCTGTTCCGCGCCAAGACCGTCGACGTCTCCCCGGAGGCCGTCACCATCGAGGCCACCGGCGGCAGCGACAAGCTGGAGGCCATGCTCAAGATGCTGGAGCCCTTCGGCATCAAGGAGCTCGTCCAGTCCGGCACGATCGCGATCGGCCGCGGCGCGCGTTCGATCACCGACCGTTCGCTGCGCGCGCTCGACCGAAGCGCGTAA
- a CDS encoding MFS transporter, whose amino-acid sequence MTTNPTRAGRREWTALGVLMLPLLLVSMDVSVLYFAIPSISADLEPSGTQQLWIFDIYAFVLAGLLMTMGSLGDRTGHRRLLLIGATAFGAASLLAAYADSAETLIAARAVLGIGGATLMPSTMALLRTMFTDPGQRAKAIGLWSGVMTAGIALGSVMSGVLVEYFWWGSVFLVNLPAMALLLVLGPILLPESRNPSSGRFDWLSVPLSMAAVLPVIYGLKEIPSEGWNVRYVVSITVGLLFAALFVRRQRTTASPMIDPALFRNRGFAPAVGLNLVSAFGIMGSAYFTTQYLQSVLDKSALEAALWALLPSVPIGAAAPVATSLVQKGVDRARVVTAGFVIAAAGFVVLAFAGTDSLWLVLTACAVLAVGGVIVMSQIMDLAMGAAPAERAGTASSLMETGSEFGGALGMALLGSIGTAVYRHEMPASAPDAARETLGGALAMADQVPGLATVAREAFTSGMQGAAIGGAVFLAGAAVVAAVALRGVEVREPVKEAEPEQASA is encoded by the coding sequence ATGACAACGAACCCGACTCGCGCCGGACGCCGTGAATGGACCGCCCTCGGCGTGCTGATGCTTCCGCTGCTGCTGGTCTCGATGGACGTCTCCGTCCTCTACTTCGCGATCCCCTCGATCAGCGCGGACCTGGAGCCGTCCGGCACCCAGCAGCTGTGGATCTTCGACATCTACGCGTTCGTGCTGGCCGGCCTGCTGATGACGATGGGCTCGCTGGGCGACCGCACCGGCCACCGCCGGCTCCTGCTGATCGGCGCCACCGCCTTCGGCGCCGCCTCCCTGCTCGCGGCGTACGCCGACAGCGCCGAGACCCTGATCGCGGCCCGCGCGGTCCTCGGCATCGGCGGCGCGACCCTGATGCCGTCGACGATGGCCCTGCTCCGCACGATGTTCACCGACCCCGGCCAGCGCGCGAAGGCGATCGGCCTGTGGTCGGGCGTGATGACGGCCGGCATCGCGCTCGGCTCGGTGATGAGCGGGGTGCTGGTCGAGTACTTCTGGTGGGGCTCGGTCTTCCTGGTCAACCTGCCCGCGATGGCGCTGCTGCTGGTCCTCGGTCCGATCCTGCTCCCCGAGTCCCGCAACCCCTCCTCCGGCCGCTTCGACTGGCTGAGCGTGCCCCTGTCCATGGCGGCCGTGCTCCCCGTCATCTACGGCCTGAAGGAGATCCCCTCCGAGGGCTGGAACGTCCGCTACGTCGTCTCGATCACCGTCGGCCTGCTCTTCGCGGCCCTGTTCGTCCGCCGCCAGCGCACCACGGCCTCACCGATGATCGACCCGGCCCTGTTCCGCAACCGCGGCTTCGCCCCCGCTGTCGGCCTGAACCTCGTCTCGGCGTTCGGGATCATGGGGTCGGCGTACTTCACCACCCAGTACCTTCAGTCGGTGCTCGACAAGAGCGCCCTGGAGGCGGCCCTGTGGGCGCTGCTGCCGTCGGTGCCGATCGGGGCGGCGGCGCCGGTCGCGACGAGCCTCGTCCAGAAGGGCGTCGACCGCGCCCGGGTCGTCACCGCGGGCTTCGTGATCGCCGCGGCCGGGTTCGTCGTCCTGGCCTTCGCCGGTACGGACTCGCTGTGGCTGGTGCTGACCGCGTGCGCGGTCCTCGCCGTCGGCGGTGTCATCGTGATGTCCCAGATCATGGACCTGGCGATGGGCGCCGCCCCGGCCGAGCGGGCGGGCACCGCGTCCTCGCTGATGGAGACCGGCTCGGAGTTCGGCGGCGCGCTGGGAATGGCGCTGCTCGGCTCCATCGGTACGGCGGTCTACCGCCACGAGATGCCGGCCTCGGCCCCGGACGCGGCCCGCGAGACGCTGGGCGGAGCGCTGGCGATGGCCGACCAGGTGCCCGGTCTCGCGACGGTGGCCCGGGAGGCGTTCACCAGCGGGATGCAGGGAGCGGCGATCGGCGGAGCCGTGTTCCTGGCGGGAGCCGCGGTGGTGGCGGCGGTGGCGCTGCGGGGCGTGGAGGTACGGGAGCCGGTGAAGGAAGCAGAGCCGGAGCAGGCGTCCGCCTGA
- a CDS encoding putative bifunctional diguanylate cyclase/phosphodiesterase has translation MSSPPPPTTTLNGALRDRPSPGLLLSRPPSAGSGASLVHQLVLALICAGYAVGSALGWGSDELALIMGDFGLSAAAGIAAVSCFLYARRRRIRFRPAWLLFALSSAMASLGNLVWGWYEVVLERPVPSPSYADAFFLCFAPPAIVGLLVLAKRPVTKAGWVCLSLDAWLIGGSLLTLSWSLALAQAAKSEGPSVAHTALSLAYPLLDIALVSMVLALHFRRSAVNRSAVNTAIGALALTVMCDALFTSPLLHNNYRSGQLLDAGWFAGSLLLAYAPWVAPRPGQPDDEPHTRVVHEHLPRRRGGVQHHPPAPPPGGDHSRYPAARPIAGSLAALTPYLAAAVCTLGILYNVLNGRSVDRVVLLTCGTVVLALVVRQGIMLLDNITLTQELAQKESHFRSLVQGSSDVIMIAAPNGILRYVSPAAAGVYGRTAEELVGTELAHLIHPEDLGCVVHEVRRFLAASPPEEPTTRIECRFKSGDGGWLNVESTVNRHHGGLIFNSRDVTERVRLQAQLQHNAEHDPLTDLPNRALFTRRVQQALSGRRSSDRGTAVLFIDLDGFKAVNDTIGHQAGDELLVQAARRLQDAVRYGDTASRLGGDEFAALIVGDGTRDRSARERHILELADRLRITLSQPYLIDGNDVRVAASIGVAFSEPGLGAGEILRNADLAMYRAKSAGKGRVELYAPQMQQDVVRKAELATRLRAALHDGEFALLHQPVVCLEDGRITSVAAQARWRSSQGVLFTPAEFLRVAEDSDKTQELGRWILEEAVGQAAERTGTGVSVPVTVRMSARRLLDRSLPPGSIEALLTRHGLPSGSLLIELSETDPRVSLDELERRLAALRRLGVRIALDGFGSGYAAITALRRLPVDVLKLDRSLVDGVVESARLHKITSGLLRIAGDLGLQSVADGVDLPEQVVALRAMGCTHGQGMAFSGPLDEYRLRRALTSGHFPVPHGPAEPAFAGGGAGVYTSGVPAVLGGGTAVLGGGSALRSHNETPVPPT, from the coding sequence GTGAGCTCGCCGCCGCCTCCCACGACCACCCTCAACGGAGCGCTCCGGGACCGGCCTTCGCCAGGGTTGCTGCTGTCCCGCCCGCCGTCCGCCGGCAGCGGGGCGAGCCTGGTCCACCAACTCGTCCTGGCCCTGATCTGCGCGGGATACGCCGTCGGTTCCGCGCTCGGCTGGGGTTCGGACGAACTGGCCCTGATCATGGGCGACTTCGGGCTGAGCGCCGCGGCGGGCATCGCCGCCGTGTCCTGCTTCCTCTACGCCCGTCGCCGCCGTATCCGCTTTCGACCGGCCTGGCTGCTGTTCGCGCTCTCCTCGGCCATGGCCTCCCTCGGCAACCTGGTCTGGGGGTGGTACGAGGTCGTCCTGGAACGGCCGGTGCCGAGCCCCAGTTACGCCGACGCCTTCTTCCTGTGCTTCGCGCCGCCCGCCATCGTGGGCCTGCTGGTCCTCGCCAAACGGCCGGTGACGAAGGCCGGTTGGGTCTGTCTCTCGCTCGACGCCTGGCTGATCGGCGGCTCGCTGCTCACGCTGTCGTGGAGCCTCGCGCTCGCCCAGGCGGCCAAGTCCGAGGGACCCAGCGTCGCGCACACCGCGCTGTCGCTCGCCTATCCGCTGCTCGACATCGCCCTGGTCAGCATGGTGCTCGCGCTGCACTTCCGGCGCTCGGCGGTCAACCGCTCCGCGGTCAACACCGCGATCGGCGCGCTCGCCCTGACCGTGATGTGCGACGCCCTGTTCACCTCACCGCTGCTGCACAACAACTACCGCTCCGGCCAGCTGCTGGACGCGGGCTGGTTCGCCGGCTCGCTGCTCCTCGCCTACGCGCCCTGGGTCGCACCCCGCCCCGGGCAACCGGACGACGAGCCGCACACGCGCGTGGTGCACGAACACCTGCCGAGGCGGCGCGGCGGCGTCCAGCACCACCCGCCCGCACCGCCGCCGGGAGGCGATCACAGCCGGTATCCGGCCGCCCGGCCGATCGCCGGCTCCCTGGCCGCCCTCACGCCCTACCTCGCCGCCGCCGTGTGCACGCTGGGCATCCTCTACAACGTGCTCAACGGCCGCAGCGTCGACCGCGTCGTGCTGCTCACCTGCGGCACCGTCGTGCTCGCCCTCGTGGTGCGCCAGGGCATCATGCTGCTCGACAACATCACCCTCACCCAGGAACTGGCCCAGAAGGAGAGCCACTTCCGCTCCCTGGTGCAGGGTTCCAGCGACGTCATCATGATCGCCGCGCCCAACGGCATCCTCCGCTACGTCTCCCCGGCCGCCGCCGGGGTCTACGGACGCACCGCCGAGGAACTCGTCGGTACGGAACTGGCCCATCTCATCCATCCGGAGGACCTGGGCTGTGTGGTGCACGAGGTGCGCCGCTTCCTCGCCGCCAGCCCGCCCGAGGAACCCACCACCCGCATCGAGTGCCGCTTCAAGTCCGGCGACGGCGGCTGGCTCAACGTGGAGTCCACCGTCAACCGTCACCACGGCGGCCTCATCTTCAACAGCCGGGACGTGACCGAGCGGGTGCGCCTCCAGGCGCAGCTCCAGCACAACGCCGAGCACGACCCGCTCACCGACCTGCCCAACCGCGCCCTGTTCACCAGGCGCGTCCAGCAGGCCCTGTCCGGCCGCCGTTCCTCCGACCGCGGCACAGCCGTCCTCTTCATCGACCTCGACGGCTTCAAGGCCGTCAACGACACGATCGGGCACCAGGCCGGGGATGAACTGCTCGTCCAGGCCGCCCGCAGACTCCAGGACGCGGTCCGGTACGGCGACACCGCCTCCCGGCTGGGCGGCGACGAGTTCGCGGCCCTGATCGTCGGCGACGGCACCCGGGACCGCTCCGCCAGGGAACGCCACATCCTGGAGCTCGCCGACCGACTCAGGATCACGCTCTCGCAGCCCTATCTCATCGACGGCAACGATGTCCGGGTCGCCGCCTCCATCGGCGTCGCCTTCTCCGAGCCGGGCCTCGGCGCGGGCGAGATCCTGCGCAACGCCGACCTGGCGATGTACCGCGCCAAGTCGGCCGGAAAGGGCCGCGTCGAGCTGTACGCGCCGCAGATGCAACAGGACGTCGTACGCAAGGCGGAACTGGCCACCCGGCTGCGTGCCGCGCTGCACGACGGCGAGTTCGCGCTGCTGCACCAGCCCGTGGTCTGTCTGGAGGACGGCCGGATCACGTCGGTCGCCGCCCAGGCGCGCTGGCGTTCCTCGCAGGGTGTGCTGTTCACGCCGGCCGAGTTCCTGCGGGTCGCCGAGGACAGCGACAAGACGCAGGAGCTAGGCCGCTGGATCCTTGAGGAGGCCGTGGGGCAGGCCGCCGAGCGCACCGGGACCGGGGTGTCCGTGCCGGTGACGGTCCGGATGAGTGCCCGCCGGCTCCTCGACCGGTCGCTGCCGCCCGGCTCGATCGAGGCGCTGCTGACCCGGCACGGACTGCCGTCCGGGTCCCTGCTGATCGAGCTGTCCGAGACCGACCCCCGGGTCTCCCTGGACGAGCTGGAGCGCCGGCTGGCCGCCCTGCGGCGGCTCGGTGTCCGGATCGCGCTCGACGGCTTCGGCAGCGGGTACGCGGCGATCACCGCCCTGCGCAGACTCCCCGTGGACGTGCTCAAGCTCGACCGCAGCCTGGTCGACGGGGTGGTGGAGTCCGCTCGGCTGCACAAGATCACCAGCGGGCTGCTCAGGATCGCCGGGGATCTCGGGCTCCAGTCCGTGGCCGACGGCGTGGACCTGCCGGAGCAGGTCGTGGCGTTGCGGGCGATGGGCTGCACCCACGGACAGGGGATGGCGTTCTCCGGCCCGCTGGACGAGTACCGGCTGCGCCGGGCGCTCACTTCCGGCCACTTTCCGGTGCCGCACGGACCGGCCGAACCCGCGTTCGCGGGGGGTGGCGCGGGGGTGTACACAAGTGGTGTCCCCGCCGTACTCGGGGGCGGAACCGCTGTCCTCGGAGGCGGAAGTGCCCTTCGCTCACATAATGAGACTCCCGTCCCACCCACTTGA
- a CDS encoding 2-hydroxyacid dehydrogenase — protein MTADVWLPIPPDEIAGLPEGPNYLFWDGGETGEQEFPGDPADCVVYVVPYMKRQPVKVRPLKEMRNLQLVQTLTAGVDDVMAQLSDLAPGVRLCNARGVHEASTAELALTLTLASLRGIPGFVRAQQQEDWQGDFRPALADKNVLIVGYGSIGAAIEDRLVPFEVARVARVARSPRTTERGPVHPLTDLPALLPEADVVILSTPLNDSTRGLVNAEFLARMKDGALLVNVARGGVVDTKALLAELESGRITAALDVVDPEPLPKGHPLWQAPGVLISPHVGGPTSAFLPRAKRLLVDQLGRFVNREPLRNVILTTGSASE, from the coding sequence ATGACCGCTGACGTATGGCTCCCCATCCCGCCGGACGAGATCGCAGGGCTCCCCGAGGGCCCGAACTACCTGTTCTGGGACGGGGGTGAGACGGGGGAGCAGGAGTTCCCCGGGGACCCGGCCGACTGCGTCGTCTACGTGGTGCCGTACATGAAGCGGCAGCCCGTGAAGGTCCGCCCGCTGAAGGAGATGCGCAACCTCCAGCTCGTCCAGACACTCACCGCCGGCGTCGACGACGTCATGGCACAACTGTCCGACCTCGCACCCGGCGTACGGCTGTGCAACGCGCGCGGTGTGCACGAGGCGAGCACCGCCGAGCTCGCCCTCACCCTGACCCTCGCCTCCCTGCGCGGCATCCCCGGATTCGTGCGGGCCCAGCAACAGGAGGACTGGCAGGGCGACTTCCGCCCCGCGCTCGCCGACAAGAACGTCCTCATCGTCGGGTACGGGTCCATCGGGGCCGCCATCGAGGACCGGCTCGTACCGTTCGAGGTCGCGCGGGTGGCGCGCGTCGCGCGCTCCCCGCGCACCACGGAGCGCGGACCGGTGCACCCGCTCACCGACCTGCCCGCCCTGCTGCCCGAGGCCGACGTCGTCATCCTCTCCACGCCGCTGAACGACTCCACCCGCGGCCTGGTGAACGCCGAGTTCCTGGCCCGGATGAAGGACGGCGCCCTCCTCGTGAACGTCGCGCGCGGGGGCGTCGTCGACACCAAGGCGCTCCTCGCCGAGCTGGAGAGCGGCCGTATCACCGCCGCCCTGGACGTGGTGGACCCCGAGCCGCTTCCCAAGGGGCACCCCCTCTGGCAGGCGCCGGGCGTCCTCATCAGCCCGCACGTCGGCGGACCCACGTCCGCGTTCCTGCCGCGCGCGAAGCGGCTCCTGGTGGACCAGTTGGGACGTTTCGTGAACCGGGAACCCCTGCGCAACGTGATCCTTACGACGGGTTCTGCGAGCGAGTAG
- the serA gene encoding phosphoglycerate dehydrogenase produces the protein MSSKPVVLIAEELSPATVDALGPDFEIRQCNGADRAELLPAIADVDAILIRSATKVDAEAIAAANKLKVVARAGVGLDNVDVSAATKAGVMVVNAPTSNIVTAAELACGLLLATARHIPQANSALKNGEWKRSKYTGVELAEKTLGVVGLGRIGALVAQRMSAFGMKVVAYDPYIQPARAAQMGVKVLSLDELLEVSDFITVHLPKTPETVGLIGDEALHKVKPSVRIVNAARGGIVDEAALFSALKEGRVAGAGLDVYAKEPCTDSPLFELDQVVCTPHLGASTDEAQEKAGIAVARSVRLALAGELVPDAVNVQGGVIAEDVKPGLPLAERLGRIFTALAGEVAVRLDVEVYGEITQHDVKVLELSALKGVFEDVVDETVSYVNAPLFAQERGVEVRLTTSSESSDHRNVVTVRGTLSSGEEVSVSGTLAGPKHLQKIVAVGEYDVDLALADHMVVLRYEDRPGVVGTVGRIFGEAGINIAGMQVARAAVGGEALAVLTVDDTVPAGVLAEVEAEIGATSARAVNLV, from the coding sequence GTGAGCTCGAAACCTGTCGTACTCATCGCTGAAGAGCTGTCGCCCGCGACCGTCGACGCGCTTGGCCCCGACTTCGAGATCCGGCAGTGCAACGGCGCGGACCGCGCCGAGCTGCTGCCGGCCATCGCCGATGTCGACGCGATCCTGATCCGCTCCGCCACCAAGGTGGACGCAGAGGCGATCGCCGCCGCGAACAAGCTGAAGGTCGTCGCACGAGCCGGCGTCGGCCTGGACAACGTGGACGTCTCCGCCGCCACCAAGGCCGGCGTGATGGTCGTCAACGCCCCGACCTCCAACATCGTGACCGCCGCCGAGCTGGCCTGTGGTCTGCTCCTGGCCACCGCGCGGCACATCCCGCAGGCCAACTCGGCGCTGAAGAACGGCGAGTGGAAGCGGAGCAAGTACACGGGCGTCGAGCTCGCCGAGAAGACCCTCGGTGTCGTGGGCCTCGGGCGCATCGGCGCGCTCGTCGCGCAGCGCATGTCCGCCTTCGGGATGAAGGTCGTCGCCTACGACCCCTACATCCAGCCCGCGCGCGCCGCGCAGATGGGCGTCAAGGTGCTGTCCCTGGACGAGCTCCTCGAGGTCTCCGACTTCATCACCGTCCACCTGCCCAAGACCCCCGAGACGGTCGGTCTGATCGGCGACGAGGCCCTGCACAAGGTCAAGCCGAGCGTGCGGATCGTCAACGCCGCGCGCGGTGGCATCGTCGACGAGGCGGCGCTGTTCTCCGCCCTCAAGGAGGGCCGGGTCGCCGGCGCCGGTCTCGACGTGTACGCGAAGGAGCCCTGCACGGACTCCCCGCTCTTCGAGCTCGACCAGGTCGTCTGCACCCCGCACCTCGGCGCCTCCACCGACGAGGCCCAGGAGAAGGCCGGTATCGCGGTGGCGCGGTCCGTCCGTCTCGCGCTCGCCGGTGAGCTGGTCCCGGACGCGGTGAACGTCCAGGGCGGTGTCATCGCCGAGGACGTCAAGCCGGGTCTGCCGCTCGCCGAGCGCCTCGGCCGGATCTTCACCGCGCTCGCCGGCGAGGTCGCGGTCCGCCTCGACGTCGAGGTGTACGGCGAGATCACCCAGCACGACGTGAAGGTGCTGGAGCTGTCCGCCCTCAAGGGTGTCTTCGAGGACGTCGTCGACGAGACGGTCTCCTACGTCAACGCCCCGCTGTTCGCGCAGGAGCGCGGCGTCGAGGTGCGGCTGACGACCAGCTCGGAGTCGTCGGACCACCGCAACGTGGTCACCGTGCGCGGCACGCTCAGCAGCGGCGAGGAGGTGTCGGTCTCCGGCACGCTGGCCGGTCCGAAGCACCTCCAGAAGATCGTGGCCGTGGGCGAGTACGACGTGGACCTGGCCCTCGCCGACCACATGGTCGTCCTGCGCTACGAGGACCGTCCCGGTGTCGTCGGCACCGTGGGCCGGATCTTCGGCGAGGCCGGCATCAACATCGCCGGTATGCAGGTCGCCCGCGCGGCGGTCGGCGGCGAGGCGCTGGCCGTCCTGACCGTCGACGACACCGTGCCCGCCGGCGTGCTGGCCGAGGTCGAGGCGGAGATCGGCGCGACGTCGGCGCGTGCCGTGAACCTGGTCTGA